A window of Magnolia sinica isolate HGM2019 chromosome 13, MsV1, whole genome shotgun sequence genomic DNA:
TACACATACAGTTTACAGTTTGCCcctttgaatttcatgtttgccctgctcaatttttagtttaccccgctgaatttcatatttgccccgctcaatttcatgtttgccccgctgaaattcatgcttatcccgctcaattttcagtttgcctcactgaagttcatgtttgccccactcaactGAAGAAAATATTTATGAAAGCTAGTGAAGATGGTAGTCTATTTGTTTGGTGCACATAATCCATCTTACTGACCATTGATTCAAGTAAATTGTATGATGTTTACAATAATCTTGGAGTTCAGAAAATTTTTAAGTTCGTGCATTTGAGTCCGAGTTCATTCTCTAATCAAAATAGCCTTGGGAAGGTTGATCTGAGGGGTGGGTTGACTGCAAAAGggttgattaaaactatattgggttatcttgctggtctTGAAATCATTAtgccagcaagataacccaatatagttttaatcggccttttgcaatcaacccatccctcggatcaaccctcccaaggtTATTGTGATTAGAAAAagaactcggactgaaatgcaTATACTTGGAAATTTCCTGCACCataagattactgtaaacctcatacaatttacttgaaaattttcttcagTTGTTAgtcatctggtataaagagcttgtccttcTCTACTAGCTAAACATAAAACATGAACTTAATAACAATTTTTCAGCCTATGAATCTTGTGTATATGCAGAAAAGCAACATAAGTGGTTAATgcttttaatcattcaatgtcCAACTATTATACATTTTTCAGCCTCATTTGCTACCATATATCAGAACTAAGGTCATTAATGGCAATTTCCACATCAATTATCTGGGACTTCCAATAACCAGAATCTCTTCTAGATATCTATTCACCAAGGCTAGAGAATCAGATACTGGTATTGTATTCTGCATTTTGAAGATAAGCCAAGTGTCAAAATTATGTGTATCCGTGCCAACTACCTTAATTCCAAACTGCCAAATAGTGGGATTTTCCTAAGTTTTACCTATTAGTTGTATGATTCAGTTGTAGAGGCAATGAATGATATTAACCTACCATTGATTAAcagcaaaatttgaaaattttcatatacTAAAGTTGATTAACTAATTTCCATCCTTTTAGACTTCTATGGACCGATATGACTACAAGCAAATGTCCTAAAATCCTTTTTGAGATTCGATTGATCTTGTTTTGAACTTCATTAGTGATGCAAGAAAGTTTGGTTATCCAATGGGATACCACGTGTGGTCCCTTAGCTGGTAGATTGAAGAACACGgggatttcatgtttgccccgctgaatttcatgtttgccccgctcaatttcatgtttgctccgctgaaattcatgtttcccccgctgaatttcgtgtttgccctgctcaatttcatgtttgccccactcaattttatgcTTGTCTCGCTaaaattcatgtttcccccactgaattttgtgtttgcctcactgaatttcatgtttgccttgctaaatttcatgtttgccccgctaaatttcatgtttccctcactgaatttttaggttgcctcgctcaatttctagtttttcccgctaaatttctaggttgcctcgctgaatttcatatttgtcccgcttaatttcatgtttgccccgctgaatttcatgtttgcccgttgaattttaaatttcccccgctaaatttcatgtttgccccgctgtcttttaagtttgccccactcaatttcatgtttgctccgctcgATTTCGTGTTTGCTCCGCTGAaattcatatttgccccactcaatttctaggttacctcgtTGAAtctctaggttgcctcgctcattttctaggttgcctcgctgaatttctaggttccctcgttgAATTTGTaggttgcttcgctcaatttgtagtttgactcactgaatttctaagttgcctcgctcaatttgtagtttgccttgctcaattcctatgttgcctcgctcaattcctaggttgcctcgctgaatttttaggttgccttacTGAATTTGTAATTTGCTTCGCTAAATTTGTAatttgcctagctcaattcctaggttgcctcgttaaATTCCTAGGTTGCTtcattgaatttctaggttcccttgctgaatttctagattgtctcgctcaatttgtagtttgccttactcaattcctaggttacctcgctcaatttgtagtttgcctcattgaatttctacgttgcctcgttcaatacctaggttgcctcacttaattcctaggttgcctcactgaatttctaagttccttcgttgaatttctaggttcccttgcttaatttgtagtttgccttactcaattcctacgttgcctcgctcattttcccGTTTTCCCTGCTGAATTTGTACGTTGCTTCGTTCAATTTATATTTTGTATCGCTCAATTCaaggtttcctcgctcaattcctaggttccctcgctcaatttctatgttgtcTCGCTCaagtcctaggttgcctcgctcactTTTAAAAGGCATTCCAAAGTTGAAGTAATAATCACTATTCACTAAGACAGGTTTTCATCATATAGCCAAATCTTTCTGACAAACACAGTTGAGCTAACAGAAAAAAAGACTCAAAATATTAGCAAGATAACCATACATTCTTGTTTTGATACTAATCCAAATGGTAACACATCAACTATTTTCTCCAATACAAAAGGTTCTCACGAGTTGAATTCTTTTATGTAGAAAATCAGGCAATAAAAGTCATCTTTAAATGAAAGTTAGTGCCTTAATATTTGGTgagccatgaaaatgaagattgtTTGGCTGTTCTGTAAAGTGAACAACACTATCTCATCTTAAAGaactgcatttttttattttatttattattatttttaccttctttctatcaggccatgtttggaaaccatgaaTTCAGTGCCAAacagtaaaaaaagaaaataaatttcctttgatgtaactatttattattatttttttgttacaCCTAgttccatagctcaattggcagactgagtacggttttaatccgtatcTATAGAGGGCAGCCAAATCCGTGATCATAGACCGGCTTACTTAAAAAGCAGggatattttcgtcctcaaattagCTGTCCGCACGTGTAGATCTAATTTGGTACGTTAAGTTTGTTTTGCTtccaaaaaaccgctggataaaaggtggggtccacagtggtaaatttctcttaaGTAAATGTGTGGCCCCATGATTGGCTCATAGTATTAATGTCTGCCGAATCATCCTCTGCGCTAGAAGCGCATCTGACCATCTCGGTAAGGAAGCGGATctagagagagagcgagagcgagagagGATGTCGTGGCAAGCGTATGTGGACGATCATCTGATGTGCGAGATCGACGGTCAACATCTCACGGCCGCTGCTATCATCGGACAGGACGGAAGCGTCTGGGCGCAGAGTGCGTCCTTTCCTCAGGTTTCCCTTTTTTTCataactttcattttttttctttgttgggTCTCTGTAGATTAGACAATTTGTATTCAGAATCTATCTTGGTCTGTTCTGGTTTTTTGttgttagttttttatttttttaaaaattttttttagtTGTTTCCATGAGCAATTTGAGCTTTTGTGTGTGTTGAGGCTCATGGGGTTTGATCTATTTATTTTGATTGAGTTGTTTTGATCCGTGTATTTCATGTGGGTTTTGATCATGAGATAGGTTTCTGATTTGGGTTCTGTTTAATTTTGGCGATTGGATTCAAATGCATCGGATTTTGTGGTTCCTTATTCTGCTTGTTTACGTTTTTAGGATATCCGAGccgtgcattaggtgggccccaccttgcagaTAACCTGGCAGAGGAATCAGGCCGGTCCGCTTACCGGGCGGGTCAGACCATATAGAGGACTGATTTAAACCATCAACATCTTTCGGAAGCCGTTACCTGACCCTGATTTTTTCGCCTGGTGGTTTTGTGGTGGCCACCTTATGCACGCCTTGGTTGTCCTACATGCTTGGCATGTTCGCATGATAGCTGGTTGTAGGTGATTAATCCTCTTTTTAGATATATTTGTTTGCTATTACAATTCATATGCTTCCATTCAAAGGACAGTGATTTTGTAGAATATGGATTACTTGGGTATTAGATCTTTTTTAGGTATTGAAAGTTAGTATTATTTTGTATCTTGCACGACTGCATTGGTGTTGGCACCGCTCCATCCCTAACAAGGGAGAAACCCCTAAATCATCATTGCGATCATTTTCTAAGTCATGTGATAGATTGAAACAGTGCCCCGCCcacttggtttttttttatttgttgatCTTTTTTTATGAGTGTTTCTTCTTTATTGAATTGATTTATTGTAATACAATTCAGTTGATTGTTAAGATGCATCTGAGATCTTAGATCGAACGGTCTAGGGACTCGAAGTCAGGGTAGTATTGCATCGCAACAGTGGTTGTGATGGCAAATGAGTAGATTGGAGCAAACCTTTCTGTGTTGGGGTTGTCTTTGTTCAGCTAACGTGGAATCTGGCGCATTGGGAATTTACATAGGCAGGGTCCAACGGCCATTTTATCAACTCCTTGAGTCATCACATTCCTGAGTTCAGATGCCGAGCAATGGCAATCACTTTTGTTGTCAAACGGTCTTTGCAGTTTCTTGTATAGTACTGTTTTCTATGTTTCTAGATCTTTGTTTACATATGTTGGTCGTTGGATGTATCTGTGGTCGGAACGGAGGGGTATTTGTTTTAACTGATTAAGCCAGcaatttccatttcttttctttatttattagttgggagcaacaAATATGGAGGAAATGTGATAATATGGGAATGTTCCCAAGTGAAGTGAAGAACATATGACATGGTCTGAGTCACCTATGGATTGAGTGGGGTAGATCACCTCGATGTTTAGCGAGTAATTTGGATGGACTTTATTGTTAGCTCTTGTAACAGGTTTTGGTCAGCTAAGCTATACCTTGGATGGGCATACCCCAAAAATGGTTCCAATCTAAGACCATTTCAATTGGAGGACTTTTGGGGAAAGGAAATAGATGACTAGATATGACCAATCCAAGGTAAGGCATACTTGATGATCAGTTAAGATATCGTACATGTTCGTTGTGTGTACTGATAAGTGAAGGAAACCGACAAGCATTTTAAGTTTAATCATTTATATCTATATGTGCATTTGTGCATGTGTGATATTCAGAGGCATTTTaattccttctccttttcttttggctGATAATCCTTTGTTTTTATCTCAATGTGTAGCTTAAAGCCCCAGAGATAACTGGTATTATGAATGATTTTACTGAACCTGGATCACTTGCACCTACTGGCTTGTACCTTGGGTCCACAAAGTATATGGTGATCCAAGGGGAACCCGGTGCTGTTATTCGAGGGAAGAAGGTGATGATCCCCATAAGTCCATCATATTATTCTCTGATTGTTGTTGGTACCTTATAAATTATTGTGATGTATTAACATTTCTAAATCATTAGCATTTGCTGCTTCGAATATCTACTCGGATGATAATAAGACACTAAACGTgtgcattttttctttttcaaagttTTCACTTTTTGTGAAACCATgaggccatgtttggaaaccataaATTCCATGCCAAACAGTAGAGAAGGAAAAGGGTGCTCCTTTAATATGACGATTTGTATTGTTTAGATGACGGAATAGGGTGGATTCCACAAAGTaatctttaatttttctacaatttgaattcttggcacaagaaactaTGTGAGTACTGTAAGGGGAATATGAGTTTTCCACTTGCTACccaaacaagaactcaaaattACTATCCATATTTTAGTAGTTCTCATGGAAATCGTTGTTGGATAATTATtaccttttcttttttcccttcaattACACATATCCAAACATGCTTGAGTATCTTTTGATCTAATGGTATATTTTGATATGTATATGTGAAAATTTACAACTTTCAGAGCCACTTATCTCCACTGTAACAACATGGTACAGCAACAAAAAATAGTTGGTCAGATCAATCTAGATCAATACCTGCTTTCTTTTTAACTGGGCCGAGTTAAATCACACAAAAAACAATTTATGATTTGAGAGAAGTTGTGTTTGACAATAACTTGCTCGAATCATATTTATATTATGGATTATAGGGAGATGAAATTGAGAGGCAGTGGACATTCTTTAATTGACTTCTCTTGAGTATCTAAATGTTCTTGATGGTTACTAAGAAAAGAAGCATTTGATTGGTGCCACATAGTTGGCCCACCTGCAAGCAAATAAAAACAGCTGAAATCATGTGAGTGGGATGCCCCATGCGATGTCAatcacacaatatatatatatatatatatatatatattttcatgtCATCATTGCTATTTGCTATGTTTTAATTTTCTTGTATCTAGTTCTTTTTAAATAGAAAATCTTACTATTATTTATCCAAATTTATGGTTGGATTTATGATATTATGAGATGGTTCAATATTCATGATTTTGGGAACAACATACGGCTATATTTCCCAGCAGCGGaaggaatggaaaaaaaaaaaactcagagaATCCATTTATCCTGCTATTTTATGTCACTCATGAACTATTCTATCTTTTTTTAATCAAATTTTCTGCTCTGAAAACTTGGTTTGGCAGCTTCTCACAGCCTCGAGTGCTTGGAACCATATCATTCCTTTATGCTATAATAATTTATTGCCGATACATGTATTAGGCCGATATTTTTCCTGCCGCTCATCTGTTTAATGCAATGtttcccacctgatgagtggaccagtctgatttttgggtcagggCATCAATGAGatttggacccacctgattgatGAATTCAGTCTTGCACTTGTGCCATGTGGGCATTTGTGTTGTCGTGTCATGCTGGTTTGAAAACCTTGTCTACTTTGTATGTTTTGTGTTTCTTAAAGAACTGAAATGTAATCTATGGTGCCTTGTGTCTCCTCTTTATTCAGGGTTCTGGTGGTGTTACTATCAAGAAAACCAATCAGGCTTTGATCTTCGGCATCTACGATGAGCCGCTGACTGCTGGCCAGTGCAACATGATCGTCGAGAGGCTAGGTGATTTTCTCATTGATCAGGGCCTTTAGCTCAGGTATGTTTCTATTTGGTGTTGTTGTTCTTTATTTAAATTTCCTTCTTTGGGCTGTAATCCTTGACATGAGCTTTCCTATTTCTACATGGTATCAAAATGGTTGCAGTGAATAATATGTATTTTTGAGGTCGTAGGGGTAGTCTTGTGTGGGGACAAATGTATTTGGGTGTTGTTATACTTCCCTAAAATGCTTTTATATCTATGGATTCTCCCTATAGAAGGAAGGGATTATGATTTCCAAGTAAGGCCAGTGTAATGAGGagcattggatttttattttttattttttggttctaATGAACAGATAATCAGATATATTTACCTTGTAGCAGTGTTAAAGTCCTATGGGCCCATTTGGTAGCTGCAAAATTTCAAGCCTGGATAGCCCGTCTAGGTCCGGCACTGTCCTTGTCTTGTCTGACTAGGCCAATGCTGTCCTAGTCAGGCCTGTCTGCTGTTTGTTGCAACCTGTCTGATGTGGCAAGGGCAAGCTTGTTTATTGAAGCCTATCTAGGTCTTATTTTCTCGTTCAAAACATTAGGAgctggcccacgtgagttttcaATCATCCAAATATTTGGTACTTCTCTTCTTTTTGGTGGGTGGATCCTGATTAACAGGCTGGATTCAATGTTTAGACAATCTTGTGGGCTACATGCACAATGTTTGGTGTGCATCTCTCTATCCCTACCTTTGCATGTTGTGTGACCCGTCTAGGTTGTGAATGAGTTTGATATTTGATCTGAGGGCCTAAAATCATGATTCAAATGTCATTATGGATTGGATGTCACTACACATGGGCAGACGGAgggaagaaaagggagagaagagGAGAATGTTGTCCCGGCTTGCTAAGAACCTATTCCTTGTAGGGACAAGGAGGACCAGGCTAACTCTCTTAAAAAGATATGAGTAGTCCCCGAGTTTCTTGGGATCCTAGCCAGGATATCTCTTAACAAAGCCCCAAACTTCATCCCTAACTGCTGTAAGCCTGGACAAGGCAGTTAGTGCTCCAACTTTTCTTGCTACCAAACGGCCCTTATGGCTATGTATTATGATCTAAGCAGGGCCGCTGTGTTTCATTTGGCTTGAATCTTCTTTGATGACTTGCATGAATAATGTAAattcttgatgtatttttttaactCTAGATTGAGTGAAATGGTGTTTCCTTTGTGACCCAACATTGGTACTAGTGGGGCCGGCCATATTTGGTAATTCTTatctgttcatatggtgggcccatcataGTGTTGGCCTTGCCTATCTTCCCCGTCTGTGACCCCTAGGCAATGTGGCCAGTGGGTCATTGGATgacaaatggtgggccccacattcacacTCTGTTGCCTGGGCAAATTGGTTGATTGAATATCGTATATATCCCCTTAATTAGTCTTGAGACTAGTTTTATCAGCTGGAATTGACTGATTGTTGAGTTGAAATGAGATCGAATTGAAGGTAAGATGCTAATGCCTCAAAATGAGTTCTTCTCATTTcaattaacagtaattatgtattttaATGTCGAATACATAATGAATTCATGTtcatagtaattatgtattagagatcaacgGCTTTAATGCATAATTACAGTAAAgtgaaatgagatgaactcatttttaggtgtctataAAACAGGGCCAAAAACTACTTTTCAAGAGGTCCGCTAATTCCACAACACTGACCCTCTACACACTGGCAACATGTGTGGTTACCAGCTAACCCATTGCCACTACTGGTCCCACTAAAATGCAAATGGATTGCGAAGTCATTTTTCTAGTGATCAGTTTGTTTTTTACACTGTTCCATCAGATGGCCCCATTTTTCATCTAGAGCATCGATGGTGGGGCGCAACCTGATGTACGACCTGGATCTCTCACAACTTTGCGAGCTTGCCCCACATGTGTGTGCTGTTATTAGGTGTGGGCTTTGCAATGCATGAGCAAACACCTCTTTACGAGCTCTAAATCTTCATGATATTAGTTACATGTATTGCTTTTgttttagggtgcgtttggttgcacggagtatcatgatatttcatgattaatcactcAAATATATAATGATATTTGGTGCTACAGAATGCACCCTTAAGATTGGGTTGGGCTAGACTGACATGACCCAACCCGACCTGAGCAGCCTGACCAAACTCGGGTTTAAGATTGGAATATGAGAGTACCTGGATGCGCAGGTTGGTCCAATCAGTGGATGCATAAATAAAAACATCTatgcttttcttttttattttgttctgGGTTTGttttgggtcaggtcaggtcaggtcatCTGGCCCAGCACATTTGTAGCCTGTATGGGTGGGTTCTGTTGGATAGGGTTCAACTCAGGCCTGACCCATTTACTTAATTGGCTCACATCTCTAGCTCAAGCCTGACCTGCTGCCCATTTAGATTGACTGGACCTGCATCAAAACGGCCTGGGCAGGCTGACCTGACCCATTCCAACTCCTAATTCCACTGGTTTCTTGGCCGATCATGCACCCTCTCGATCAGTGTCGCATGCTTCTATCCAAGCTCTCCAATTAGCATGGTTTCTGACTAATAAACtcgcgtgtgtaaaaataaataaatacaggaTCTGGACCGTTCACTCCTCGCTCATTTCCGATCAACCATCTTCCTAGCCGTTTATTTACTCATCTTCAATCTACTTATGTTAAGGGTTGCTTTgcagcaaaaaataataattgaatTTTGACTTGAGAATCCAAATCTAAGATTTTCTATCTCTGAATGTTGCATTCTTTCTTTTGCGTTTGGCTTGGATTTTCCTTTTGGCCTGTGCATCAAATGGGTGAGCATGGGATGTCCTGAAAATAGGGACTATCCAGTCTTCAGGTGTTTGTTGGATCAGCATCAACTTTGGGAAATCACGCTTTTTATGGTGGCTGACCCTCTTCgaccggttggatggcatacatacCTGAATGGCGTCCAAAactattaaataattaaaaagttgaaatatttcaatctaAAAGATATTTGAAGTTTGCTCCATCTATTATTAAGCtcattatcatataaatgattttTTTCATCAATTAGCATGGACTCCAACGTATGATGTCCCCATATATCTTATAAGGTGCATGCTCAACAAGAGGATCTTATAGCTCTTCGTTTACTATTGCTTCTCCACCCCTTTCTCCAACTCTTTCAAACTACTTCCTCTCTTTAGCCGTGCACATGGCATACCCAGTACTAATATATGACATAAATGGGTAGGGCCATTCCTAAACTTGGCCTAGTTATTAATTGAGCTAAAATTAATATCTAAATTCATACACTTGTTCATTTACCTACAATTATATATActtggtgtaagacccgtatcctagcccgtatcgttCTGTAGacctctgcggtcctcccggtcgaattccggcgacctgcaaTCTGTTATTAGCGTTTGCGCGCAATCATGAGTCGTgttccgtatatcagagtcggttcgactcaaaacttgtatctttgcaaccgcgccgtcgtcgcggttccgatgccgcgtactACGCGCCTagacgatacccaggccaggagatgtgggcctgtgttcagctagagaaaaatgccacgcattgcgaataccgagggaatctctacaacacatcacattaatccatcaatcataagtcaagtacaacccatcactcacccacacctctctcttcaccaagtcaacaatacccatacctaaccattcccttcttaccaaaagttaaaagaaaccataccctccatcccatcttccttacaacaacccatcatctctttcatttctcactccatcctaAGCACCAAGGGAGAGctaacgtccaagcctcccatgAGAGACTCGAGTGACCCACTCCttaccaccttcctacctcccatccccaTCATCCAAAGTTCATCTCACTGTTGGAATcgttccattggagctctagaggctataggcggaagaggagatcaaaggtgggtgatcttgtatttatctttttgtgatttaagggcccacattggtgcgacccatcttgatgtatacattgtttaaagagggacccatagtggtggggtccctccgctactcacgtctctctctctcccacttttgatatgtggcccaccatggtcttatccacgctgtcccatttgtgggacccaccttactgaCGTCCCGTGGCTTGCTACCTGCCTGTCCGCTTGGACAGACCTTGAcggaagagaaaatacaaatgtcagcttgatccaaacggtggtgggccaccacgtggacccaccatgatagatgtgttttatctaagggTCGTCCAGTCCCTAGACGTGGACTGGACCCCACATGAAATATATACGTTTTTCATCCACAGCATCCAGTggtatggacggtggggaccaccattatgatgtatataatttacatccagccatccagggcctggacgctggagatattcaaataaaaaaaaaatgatgaaaaatgaaataaaataaaatataatatagaatatatatatatatatatatatatatatatatatatatatatatagtgggcccatgtgggacccaccttgaagtagattggctggtgcgTCTCACACCAGCCACACATTTGGTGGAATGATGTCACTAAGAATTATGGtccccatgaggtatgtattatacctCACTGTCCAACCATCTGACGGTGGGccctcccatgatgtatgtattagatccaaactgtccgtccatatacacggacgtggggcccactttgaggcatccacatgtgtggggcctcaccttgatttatgtgttcagctgtccatctggacgatttatgtggtggacccacctttgatgtgtttttgatccaagccgtccacctgttttgccagcatgggaccaccatgatgtatttatttcatccacaccgtccagattgtgctggacggtgttggactatgtttggatagtgctgatttgcATGAActatgtttggacgatgctgtccaatgtttggatggtgctgatttacatagacaatgtttggacagtgcttatcatcattagtgggccatgtgccccatggaaggatagtgtacagtgatac
This region includes:
- the LOC131222910 gene encoding profilin, with the protein product MSWQAYVDDHLMCEIDGQHLTAAAIIGQDGSVWAQSASFPQLKAPEITGIMNDFTEPGSLAPTGLYLGSTKYMVIQGEPGAVIRGKKGSGGVTIKKTNQALIFGIYDEPLTAGQCNMIVERLGDFLIDQGL